A DNA window from Procambarus clarkii isolate CNS0578487 chromosome 3, FALCON_Pclarkii_2.0, whole genome shotgun sequence contains the following coding sequences:
- the LOC138368513 gene encoding postacrosomal sheath WW domain-binding protein-like encodes MVPPAGQIVPPAGQIVPPAGQIVPPAGQIVPPAGQIVPPAGQIVPPAGQIVPPAGQIVPPAGQIVPPAGQIAPPAGQIVPPAGQIVPPAGQIVPPAGQIVPPAGQIVPPAGQIVPPAGQIVPPAGQIAPPAGQIVPPAGQIVPPAGQIVPPAGQIVPPAGQIVPPAEQIVPPAGQIVPPAGQIVPPAGQIVPPAGQIAPPAGQIAPPAGQIVPPAGQIAPPAGQIVPPAGQIVPPAGQIVPPAGQIVPPAGQIVPPAGQIVPPAGQCRLKTSLMLQMLSKDSTDASDVV; translated from the exons ATGGTCCCACCTGCTGGACAGATTGTCCCACCTGCTGGACAGATTGTCCCACCTGCTGGGCAGATTGTCCCACCTGCTGGACAGATTGTCCCACCTGCTGGACAGATTGTCCCACCTGCTGGACAGATTGTCCCACCTGCTGGACAGATTGTTCCACCTGCTGGACAGATTGTCCCACCTGCTGGACAGATTGTCCCACCTGCTGGACAGATTGCCCCACCTGCTGGACAGATTGTCCCACCTGCTGGACAGATTGTCCCACCTGCTGGACAGATTGTCCCACCTGCTGGACAGATTGTCCCACCTGCTGGACAGATTGTCCCACCTGCTGGACAGATTGTCCCACCTGCTGGACAGATTGTCCCACCTGCTGGACAGATTGCCCCACCTGCTGGACAGATTGTCCCACCTGCTGGACAGATTGTCCCACCTGCTGGACAGATTGTCCCACCTGCTGGACAGATTGTCCCACCTGCTGGACAGATTGTCCCACCTGCTGAACAGATTGTCCCACCTGCTGGACAGATTGTCCCACCTGCTGGACAGATTGTCCCACCTGCTGGACAGATTGTCCCACCTGCTGGACAGATTGCCCCACCTGCTGGACAGATTGCCCCACCTGCTGGACAGATTGTCCCACCTGCTGGACAGATTGCCCCACCTGCTGGACAGATTGTCCCACCTGCTGGACAGATTGTCCCACCTGCTGGACAGATTGTCCCACCTGCTGGACAGATTGTCCCACCTGCTGGACAGATTGTCCCACCTGCTGGACAGATTGTCCCACCTGCTGGACA ATGTCGTCTAAAGACTTCACTGATGCTTCAGATGTTGTCTAAAGACTCCACTGATGCTTCAGATGTCGTCTAA